aaagtcttaataatttggacatattcacttatattgtattaaagtagtcataagtttagtatttggtcccatattccttacctgcagtgattacatcaagcttgtgattctacaaactggtttaatgcatttgcagtttgtattggttgtgttttggatgatgtttttcccaatagaaactgaatggtgaataatgtcctgtcattttggagttacttcacttgtattgtcagtaagaatagaaaaTGTTTcggaacacttctacattcatttggatgctaccatgattatgaataatcatgatgaatcatgaatgatgatgaatgagaaagttacagaggaacaaggatcataccccctctgttattggtaatggtgagaggttagcatgttttgttgtagactctgtaactttctcactcattattattcatgattcattcatgatttttcttaatcatgtcatcatcaggattaattcagtagtgtttagaaacatgttatctactcacttagacagaaaattactccagtcatcatccaccattcagttactattggacaaaacataacccaaaacacaaccaaaacaaactgcaaatacaaccaacgagtttacaaccaaatactcaacttttgactactttaatacactgtaaGTGAAATTGTCAAAATACGTATGACTTCtgcaaatagggggactagatacataaagtgctttcatttctaaacggtgaaacagatttgtattaaaataccctcaaataaaaggtgacattatatactgtcacctcatatgaaacatttgatcgcaaatccaaaatgctggagtatagagacacatttaaaatgttagcttcactgtcaaaatagatatggtgtggactgtatactcaatacaatctaaatctgatacctcactgtctgtcttttgactgatactgctttttaaactgatATGGTCAgtactcaaatattcgtactataaaatatattgttattgttaataatgatacaatcatttatgaatagatatggcaggtttcaggacgctGATATATCTGAAATTTTTGAAAAAACacactgccactattttcaccaccaaagaaaatcagtgtggttttaatatgatttgactctttgcaggctgtcaggctgtctagtcacagaggaaggctgtgcttctctggtctcagctctgaagtcaaacccctcacacctgagagagctggacctgagctacaatcacccaggagactcaggagtcagactgctctctgctggactggaggatccacactgcagactggagaaactcaagtatgtagagggtttatgtcaatgttcatatcagacatgttggagttatcaggctagttaagacaaacattctgaccaccacttggactaagttatataaagactgtgtgtccggtgtgtccagtgtgtgtgtgtgtgtgtgtgtgtgtgtgtgtgtgtgtgtgtctagcgtgtgagtgtgtctagtgtgtgtgtgtgtgtgtgtgtgtgtgtgtgtatgtttgtgtgggtccagtgtgtgtccagtgtgtgtgtgtctggtgtggacacacgcacacacactggacacacacacacactggacccacacaaaaacacacaaacacacacacacacacacacacactggacacactcacacgctagacacacacacacacacattggacacacacacacacgctggacacaaactggacccacacacacacacacacaaacacacacacacacacacactagacacactcacacgctagacacacacacacacacacacacacacacacacacactggacgcacacactagacacacacataaacacacatacaagacgcacacacacacacacaacacacacacagacacgtacactggacacacacacacattaactggacacacacacacacacactggacacacacatacacaaacacacagactggacacactcacacaaacacacgctggacacacacacacacgctggacacacacacacacacactggacacacaaacacacacacacaccagacacacacacacacacacacacacacacacacacagacaagtacactggacacacacacacacacacacacactggacacacacacacacaaacacacacactggacacacacacacacgcacacacacacactggacacacacacacacactcacactgcacacacacacactggacacacacgctgaacacacacacacacagacacacacactggacacacacacagacacacactggacccgcacacacactggacacacacacacacacactggacacacacacacacacacactcacacactggacacatacacactagacacatacacacacatacacacactcactggacacacacacacacacacactgaacacacacacacacactggacacacacactagacacacacacagagaaacttaccctggacacaaacacacacacacaggacacacacacgcacacacacaagcacaaactGGCTACacacaatagacacacacacacacactagatatacacactctagacacacacacacacacacgcacacactagaaacacacacacactagacacacacacacacacacacacacacactggacacacacacacactggacacacacacactggacagacacactggacacacacacacacacacactcgacacacacacacacaagttacacACACTTATTACGACcgcttggacaaagttatataatgactgtgtgtgtgtgtgtgtgtgtgtgtgtgtgtgtgtgtgtgtgtgtgtgtgtgtgtgtgtgtgtgtgtgtgtgtgtgtgtgtgtgtgtgtgtgcgagtgtgtgtgtgtgtgtgtgtgtgtgtgtgtgtgtgtgtgtgtgtgtgtgtgtgtgtgtgtgtgtgtgtgtgtgtgtgtgtgtgtgtgtgtgtgtgtgtgtgtgtgtgtgtgtgtgtgtgtgtgtgtgagttcaggtgtatccctcaatgactgtctgttcttctgcttaccgctacagtgtggaacatggtggagagaacacaatgaaacctggacttagaaaatgtgagtgttgactgctgtgaagtatatgactaagaataagtcttaattcaagtgaagtcaaagtcaaagaccaccatcattacttacttggtcatattaaatatcagctgttgttctacagaagcacaaatcagggacaccaaagtttacaaagagttgctttgacaatgtgtgtgtgtctgtgtgtgtgtgtgtgtgtgtgtccagtgtgtgtgtgtgtgtgttcaggatgtgtgtttgtcatgcatgcataccggtgtgtgtgggtgtgtctgtgtttgtgtgtaattaattagaataagtgtgttttatattaccatacagtataacatatgatcattctgcaagtctcaagttaccttaacttctccttttgatacctaaaaacatctacattaaatgaattagtgaaaagtgagttaacattctaatgtgaatgatgatgatttctaatattgtgtctggtttcgtccatcagatgtctgtgatctcacactggacctaaacacagtaaacagacacctctctctgtctgaggagaacagaaaggtgacacttACGAAAGAGAAGCAGCTGTATCCTGATCACCGAGAGAGATTTCAGTACTGGcatcaggtgctgtgtagagagggtctgactgggcgctgttactgggaggtagagtggagtgggaacagggctggtataggagtgacatataaaggaatctgCAGGAGAGGAATGATTGGTGTCTGTAGgattggatggaatgacaagtcctggagtctgaccTGCTATGACAATAATTACTatgcctggcacaataataagtccactaccatagacgtccccccctccagctcccacagagtaggagtgtatctggactggccagccggcactctgtccttctacagagtctcctctgacacactgacccacctgaacacattccactccacattcactgagcccctctatccagggtttagggtttgggatGATGgcgcctcagtgtccctgtaaataataaccatggtaacactgacacacacacacacacacactggacacacacacatacacactggacacacacacacacacatacactggacacacacacacagacacactggacacacacacacactggacacacacacaggacacactggacacacacactggacacacacacacacaatggacacacacacacacacacacacacacacacacactggaaacacacacgcaggacaaacaccacacacacatatactggacacactcacacacacacacactagacacagacacactgaacacacacactaaacaccaccacacaaacacactgaacaaacacacacaaacactggacacacacacacacactgaacacacatacacacacgagacacatacacacactgaacacacacacacacacacacactggacacacacacacactggacacacacacactggacacacacacacacacactgaacacacacacactggacacacacaaacacacatacacacacactggacacacacacaaacacacacactggacaaacacacacacactggacacacacactggacagactcacactggacacacacacacacacacacacacacactggacacacaaacgcaggacaaacacacacacacaccggacacacacacacaaacacacaaacacactggtgacacacacacacacacacacacacacacacacacacaatagacacacacacactggacacacacacacacacacacacacacacacatacactggacacacacacacacacacgcaggacaaacacacacacacacacacatatactggacacacacacactgaacacacacactaaacaccaccacacaaacacactgaacacacacacacacacactggacacacacacacacacacacactgaacacacatagacacactagacacacacacacactgaacacacacacacacacacacactggacacacacacacacactggacccacacacactggacacacacacactggacacacaaacactggacacgcacactggacacacacaaacacacatacacacacactggacacacacacaaacacacacactggacacacacacactggacagactcacattggacacacacacacacacacacactggacacacaaacgcaggacaaacacacacacacaccggacaaacacacacacacacaaacccactggacacacacacacacacacacaatagacacacacacactgcacacacacacactgaacacacacacacagtggacacacacacacacacacacacactggacacacacaaacacacacacacacacactggacaaacacacacactggacacacacacacacacacacatacacacacacactacacacacacacacacacacacacacactggacacacacacacaccggacaaacacacactggacacactcacactggacacacacacacacactggacacacacacactgaacacacacatgctgaatacacacacacacacacactgaacacacacaaacacacacacatacacacacacactggacaaacacacacactggacacacacacacacacacactagacacacacacacactgtacacacacacactggacacacacacacacacaccggacaaacacacactggatacactcacactggacacacacacacaatggacacacacacacacaccggacaaacacacactggacacactcatactggacacacacacacacactgggcacacacacacacacacacacgcacacacacacactgaacacacacacactggacacacacactggacaaacacacacacacactggacacacacacacacactggacacacacacacacacacactggacacacacacatacacactggacacacacacacacacacacacacactgaacacacacacactggacacacacactggacacacacaaacacacaaacacacactggacacacacac
This genomic stretch from Coregonus clupeaformis isolate EN_2021a unplaced genomic scaffold, ASM2061545v1 scaf0635, whole genome shotgun sequence harbors:
- the LOC123485261 gene encoding stonustoxin subunit beta-like, with amino-acid sequence MAKRCDLTLDLNTVNRHLSLSEENRKVTLTKEKQLYPDHRERFQYWHQVLCREGLTGRCYWEVEWSGNRAGIGVTYKGICRRGMIGVCRIGWNDKSWSLTCYDNNYYAWHNNKSTTIDVPPSSSHRVGVYLDWPAGTLSFYRVSSDTLTHLNTFHSTFTEPLYPGFRVWDDGASVSL